In Arcobacter sp. F2176, a single genomic region encodes these proteins:
- a CDS encoding ABC-F family ATP-binding cassette domain-containing protein: MIELSNVSKSFGKQTLFNEVTFRLNSGDKIGLVGRNGSGKSTLFKLILDEEHPDAGEILQPKNYKIGALKQHLVFTEKTITDEAALALSEEHKYDIYKVEKILFGLGFSQEDLLKDPLSFSGGYQIRINLAKLLLTEPNLLLLDEPTNYLDIVSLRWLKVFLKNFDGEVIIITHDRDFMDAVTTHTMGLVRKNLKVVKGDTHKFYEKLKEEDEHHEKQKASQDKKVKQLEEFIAKNKARASTANLAQSKVKQLEKMDILEDLNFDSTLKFDFNYKDTPAKVLLDVKDLSFGYTKDNILFKDISFTLQKGETLGIIGKNGKGKSTLLNTIAGELKALHGVTELHTSTTFGHFGQTNISHLNPDNTIMDEIYLSNNKLGEGTVRSICGGMMFSGDDAKKKVTLLSGGEKSRVMLGKILAKEVNLLFLDEPTNHLDMSSIEALTVAIKNFEGSCIIVTHSEELLRAVCDRLIIFSNGSADYFDGKYDEFLEKIGWEDEDDAPKKKSKPKVNKKESKRLRALLVQEKSKIVSPIKKEIDSLEKKIIEIETTIEKKKDELVDVTNKGDNSKVMELSKEIAILEKEAETKFESLEISQTKLDTINDEYQIKLEELM; the protein is encoded by the coding sequence ATGATAGAACTTTCAAATGTCTCAAAGAGCTTTGGTAAACAAACACTATTCAATGAAGTAACCTTTAGATTAAATTCTGGGGATAAGATTGGATTAGTAGGAAGAAATGGTAGTGGTAAATCTACGCTATTTAAATTGATTTTAGATGAAGAACATCCAGATGCTGGTGAAATATTACAACCTAAAAATTATAAAATTGGTGCTTTGAAACAACATTTGGTATTTACAGAAAAAACTATAACAGATGAAGCAGCACTTGCACTTAGTGAAGAACACAAATACGATATTTATAAAGTTGAGAAAATACTTTTTGGTCTAGGGTTTTCACAAGAAGATTTATTAAAAGATCCCTTATCTTTTTCAGGTGGATATCAAATCAGAATAAATCTAGCAAAACTACTTTTGACAGAACCAAATCTGTTACTTTTAGATGAGCCTACAAACTACCTTGATATTGTTTCATTAAGATGGCTAAAAGTATTTTTGAAAAACTTTGATGGTGAAGTAATTATCATCACCCATGATAGAGATTTTATGGATGCAGTTACAACTCACACTATGGGATTAGTACGAAAAAATCTAAAAGTAGTAAAAGGTGATACTCACAAGTTTTATGAAAAACTAAAAGAAGAAGATGAACATCACGAGAAACAAAAAGCTTCTCAAGATAAAAAAGTAAAACAATTAGAAGAGTTTATTGCTAAAAATAAAGCAAGAGCATCAACCGCTAACTTAGCCCAATCAAAGGTTAAACAACTTGAAAAGATGGATATCTTAGAAGATTTAAATTTTGATTCAACACTGAAATTTGATTTTAACTATAAAGATACACCAGCAAAAGTTTTACTTGATGTAAAAGATTTATCATTTGGATATACAAAAGATAACATACTTTTCAAAGATATTTCATTTACTCTACAAAAGGGTGAAACACTTGGAATCATAGGAAAAAATGGTAAAGGTAAATCAACACTTCTAAATACTATTGCAGGTGAATTAAAAGCTTTACATGGAGTTACAGAACTACATACAAGTACAACCTTTGGACACTTTGGACAAACAAATATTTCACATCTAAATCCAGATAATACAATCATGGATGAAATCTATTTATCAAACAATAAATTGGGTGAAGGAACTGTGAGAAGTATTTGTGGGGGTATGATGTTTTCAGGTGATGATGCTAAGAAAAAAGTAACTTTACTTTCAGGTGGTGAAAAAAGTAGGGTAATGCTAGGTAAGATTTTAGCAAAAGAAGTAAACCTTCTCTTCCTAGATGAGCCTACAAACCACCTTGATATGAGTTCAATAGAAGCACTTACCGTTGCTATTAAAAACTTTGAAGGTTCTTGTATCATCGTAACGCATAGTGAAGAATTACTTCGAGCTGTTTGTGATAGATTGATTATTTTCTCAAATGGAAGCGCTGATTATTTTGATGGAAAATATGATGAGTTCTTAGAAAAAATTGGTTGGGAAGATGAAGATGATGCTCCGAAGAAGAAATCAAAACCAAAAGTAAATAAAAAAGAGAGCAAAAGATTAAGAGCTTTACTAGTACAAGAAAAAAGTAAGATAGTAAGTCCTATCAAAAAAGAGATTGATTCTTTAGAAAAAAAGATTATAGAAATAGAAACGACAATAGAAAAGAAAAAAGATGAATTAGTAGATGTTACAAATAAAGGTGACAATAGCAAAGTAATGGAACTATCAAAAGAGATAGCAATACTAGAAAAAGAAGCTGAAACTAAATTTGAATCTTTAGAAATCTCTCAAACAAAACTTGATACTATTAATGATGAATATCAAATTAAATTAGAAGAGTTGATGTAA